Proteins co-encoded in one Synergistaceae bacterium genomic window:
- a CDS encoding nitrogenase component 1 — translation MKGLFKFLAPFAPDYSGAVSVLFELGGLIVVYDAGGCTGNICGYDEPRWYGSKTALFSAGLRDMDAIFGRDDKLLDKIADATDNIRCSFIAIISTPAPSVIGTDFKALTRVLRGRTELPVFAVETNGMELYDKGQEKAYMELFKTFAKDKTGQGQMPDIGIIGATPLDMPGLHSAEYITGLLKDWGYKKPACYGMGAGLEEIKKAGEVLCNLVVSPSGLKPAKFLKEKFGTPYIAGFPFAGTEDALRIKIKEAAAGNDDGHNNIKAHGAVNMASSDDNDSLLVINQQVVANAVRESLRIKSGSQHVDVATWFMFDKTISESGDAVLKEEDDLRALITGRGYRGIVGDPLFKRAIPGEWHGVYFNMPHYAVSGSLYDSSCFEDLLQNIKL, via the coding sequence ATGAAAGGTCTGTTCAAATTTTTGGCTCCGTTTGCCCCGGATTATTCCGGCGCTGTTTCCGTGCTCTTTGAGCTTGGCGGCCTGATCGTAGTATATGATGCGGGTGGATGCACAGGAAATATTTGCGGCTATGATGAGCCGCGTTGGTATGGAAGTAAAACTGCCCTATTTAGCGCGGGCCTCAGGGATATGGATGCGATATTTGGCCGTGATGACAAGCTGTTAGATAAAATCGCCGATGCAACAGATAACATCCGATGCAGTTTTATAGCAATAATATCCACTCCGGCGCCATCAGTAATCGGGACTGATTTCAAAGCGCTGACCCGTGTTTTGCGCGGTCGCACCGAACTCCCTGTATTTGCAGTCGAAACGAATGGGATGGAGCTTTATGATAAGGGGCAGGAGAAGGCATATATGGAGCTCTTCAAAACATTTGCAAAAGACAAAACAGGGCAGGGGCAAATGCCCGATATAGGCATCATAGGCGCGACACCTCTTGATATGCCTGGCCTTCACAGCGCAGAATATATAACGGGCCTTCTGAAAGATTGGGGATATAAAAAACCGGCATGTTATGGTATGGGGGCCGGACTGGAGGAAATAAAAAAAGCGGGAGAAGTCTTGTGTAACCTCGTTGTGTCGCCATCGGGCCTTAAGCCGGCAAAATTTCTTAAAGAAAAATTCGGCACGCCATACATAGCCGGATTCCCATTTGCCGGTACAGAGGACGCCCTGAGGATAAAAATCAAAGAAGCTGCCGCAGGAAATGACGACGGACATAATAATATCAAAGCGCATGGCGCAGTGAACATGGCAAGCTCAGATGATAACGACAGTCTGCTGGTAATAAACCAGCAGGTGGTGGCGAATGCAGTGCGTGAATCCCTTCGGATAAAGAGCGGATCTCAGCATGTTGATGTCGCCACCTGGTTTATGTTTGATAAAACCATTTCAGAATCAGGCGATGCCGTATTAAAAGAAGAGGACGACCTCCGTGCGCTTATCACAGGACGCGGATATAGGGGAATAGTCGGAGATCCACTTTTTAAACGTGCCATTCCCGGCGAATGGCACGGTGTTTATTTTAACATGCCACACTACGCTGTCTCAGGCAGTCTCTATGATAGCAGCTGTTTTGAGGACCTTCTTCAGAACATAAAACTGTAA
- a CDS encoding nitrogenase component 1: MMADDPFFATIKELAVRRQGGLMNQTVPRCHLHYNSPGASGFGVKRTGLLLPEAMMLMVAPGCCGRHGTIAGNETGFADRICYMHMDERDLVTGRHLARISQAAKEICDSTKPRPKVLMICTSCIDALLGTDLERVCRKAEQTCGIPVVPAYMDPITREGKKPPMASIQQSLYYCLKHSEQRSDTVNLLGNFVPLDDDCELRLLLSQAGIQRMNQISACRTFEEYMEMGQASLDLVLTSLAIPAAEDLKKKLGIPYHRLEHLYDINAIREQYSLLAETLEFKLNDTQYYDEARHATEIFSKQHRGMKFAVGQTVNGNPFEISAALIKYGMEVPFIFTHMINEEDRRYIRMLKVSSPETRVYSSVYPAMLNYSNAMSGADVAIGLDAGYYFPDAVCLSWNTERQPFGYRGLISLLRQIEDSIANPKSHREQMHGSYLVI; this comes from the coding sequence TGATGGCTGACGACCCCTTCTTTGCAACGATAAAAGAACTTGCCGTTCGCAGGCAAGGCGGACTGATGAACCAAACTGTGCCGCGCTGTCACCTGCATTATAACTCACCGGGCGCCAGCGGATTCGGTGTTAAACGCACGGGGCTGCTGTTGCCGGAGGCAATGATGCTAATGGTCGCACCAGGCTGCTGCGGCAGACATGGGACAATTGCGGGGAATGAGACAGGCTTCGCCGACCGCATATGTTACATGCACATGGACGAACGGGACCTTGTAACAGGACGTCATCTTGCACGAATTTCCCAGGCAGCGAAAGAGATATGCGACTCGACAAAACCCCGCCCTAAAGTTTTGATGATCTGTACCAGCTGCATCGATGCCCTGCTTGGTACCGATCTGGAACGCGTCTGCCGAAAAGCCGAGCAAACTTGCGGCATCCCTGTAGTTCCCGCCTATATGGATCCTATAACGCGAGAAGGGAAAAAACCACCCATGGCATCAATACAGCAGTCTCTGTACTACTGTCTTAAACATTCGGAACAAAGATCCGACACGGTAAACCTCCTGGGTAATTTTGTCCCTCTTGATGATGACTGCGAACTCCGGCTTCTTCTGAGCCAGGCAGGAATACAGAGGATGAATCAGATATCCGCCTGCCGCACATTTGAAGAATATATGGAGATGGGACAGGCATCTTTGGATCTGGTACTGACATCGCTTGCAATCCCGGCGGCAGAAGATCTTAAAAAAAAACTTGGGATCCCATACCACCGCCTTGAGCATCTTTATGACATAAACGCAATAAGGGAACAGTATTCTCTTCTTGCCGAAACATTAGAATTTAAATTAAATGATACCCAATATTATGATGAAGCCCGGCACGCAACGGAAATATTTTCAAAGCAACATCGCGGTATGAAATTTGCGGTGGGGCAGACAGTAAACGGTAACCCCTTTGAAATTTCTGCGGCTCTCATTAAATACGGCATGGAGGTCCCCTTCATATTCACTCACATGATAAACGAAGAGGATCGCCGCTATATCCGCATGCTCAAGGTATCAAGCCCTGAAACACGCGTATATTCCAGCGTATATCCGGCAATGCTCAATTACAGCAATGCGATGTCCGGCGCAGACGTCGCGATCGGCCTTGACGCAGGATATTATTTTCCAGATGCTGTGTGCCTCTCATGGAACACAGAACGCCAACCATTCGGCTACAGAGGCCTGATCTCCCTGTTGAGACAGATCGAAGACAGCATCGCAAACCCCAAGAGTCACAGAGAACAGATGCACGGTTCCTATCTGGTAATTTAG